From one Synechocystis sp. PCC 6803 substr. PCC-P genomic stretch:
- a CDS encoding glycosyltransferase — translation MRLLFVSSPVSSLNSGRLGGVALNLKNITRTMVSRGHEVKIVAPKGSAIAGLPIQEIAGALQPLIPEPTYHDPVLMPEDAVVAHMWDYIREVEQDYDLIVDFGYEWLPFYLSPFLQRPVLHYVCISSWNAVMDQAINRVAQLCPGTLGAHTQAQAETYAVADSFRILSSGIDLDQYQFVPKSGKTLAWAGRISPEKGLEDAFAVAQATNLPLQVFGYLQDEQYWQSLKRSYPQAQVEYKGFLPTAEFQQALGQCQALIMTHKWVEAFGRVAVEALACGVPVISYDRGGPREIVETEQTGFLVPPDDVPALVAAVGKISAIDRANCRSVADRRYSLPAYGDRLEQWFTDVMNFYQ, via the coding sequence ATGCGCCTACTATTTGTTTCTAGTCCCGTCAGTTCCCTCAATTCTGGACGGTTGGGGGGAGTGGCCCTGAACTTAAAAAACATCACCCGCACCATGGTCAGTCGTGGCCATGAGGTCAAAATTGTCGCCCCCAAGGGTTCGGCGATCGCCGGTTTGCCCATCCAGGAAATTGCCGGGGCGTTGCAGCCTTTAATTCCAGAGCCGACCTACCACGATCCAGTACTGATGCCAGAGGATGCGGTGGTGGCCCATATGTGGGACTACATCAGGGAAGTAGAACAAGATTATGACTTAATTGTCGATTTTGGCTATGAATGGTTACCTTTTTACCTTTCCCCTTTTTTACAGCGGCCGGTATTGCACTATGTTTGCATTAGCTCCTGGAATGCAGTTATGGACCAGGCGATCAACCGGGTGGCTCAGCTATGTCCCGGCACATTGGGGGCCCACACCCAAGCCCAGGCTGAAACCTATGCTGTGGCGGATTCTTTCCGCATTTTGAGCAGTGGCATTGATTTGGACCAGTATCAATTTGTTCCTAAATCAGGTAAAACTTTGGCTTGGGCCGGTCGCATTTCCCCGGAAAAGGGTTTGGAAGATGCCTTTGCAGTGGCTCAAGCAACCAATTTGCCTTTGCAAGTTTTTGGTTATCTCCAGGATGAACAGTATTGGCAGTCCCTAAAACGCAGTTATCCCCAAGCCCAGGTGGAATATAAGGGCTTTTTGCCCACTGCTGAATTCCAACAGGCTTTAGGTCAGTGCCAAGCCCTAATAATGACCCATAAATGGGTAGAGGCTTTTGGCAGGGTTGCAGTGGAAGCCTTAGCCTGTGGGGTGCCGGTAATTTCCTATGACCGGGGTGGCCCAAGGGAAATCGTCGAAACCGAGCAAACAGGATTTTTAGTACCCCCCGACGACGTTCCGGCTTTGGTGGCCGCTGTAGGAAAAATATCAGCCATCGACCGGGCCAATTGTCGTTCAGTGGCTGATCGCCGTTATTCTCTCCCTGCCTATGGCGATCGCCTGGAGCAATGGTTCACAGATGTGATGAATTTTTACCAATAA
- a CDS encoding type II toxin-antitoxin system VapC family toxin yields MNSVLIDTHVFIWLAEDDSNLPVTTKDTLENMDNVFVSIASFWEISIKLKIGKLSLCGDFNSIEASFQRTRFKLLPITLKDTIKLYNLPLHHKDPFDRILVSQSINHSLILVSRDQALDDYPIQRLWL; encoded by the coding sequence ATGAATTCTGTTTTGATAGACACCCACGTTTTTATTTGGTTAGCAGAAGATGACTCTAACTTGCCTGTGACGACAAAAGATACCTTAGAAAATATGGATAACGTTTTTGTTAGTATTGCCAGCTTTTGGGAAATTTCTATTAAACTAAAAATTGGTAAACTTTCTCTCTGTGGTGATTTCAATAGTATTGAAGCTAGTTTTCAAAGAACCCGATTCAAGCTATTACCTATTACACTAAAAGACACAATTAAACTTTATAATCTTCCCTTGCACCACAAAGATCCCTTTGATCGTATTTTGGTATCCCAATCGATTAATCATTCTCTTATTTTAGTCAGTCGTGATCAAGCTCTGGATGATTATCCGATTCAACGCCTGTGGTTGTAG
- a CDS encoding RpiB/LacA/LacB family sugar-phosphate isomerase yields MVAQQLAEAVAGQTVEEGILFCWTGTGVSIAANKVPGIRAALVRDAETAKGTRWWNDVNVLVMSLRATSPAIAKEILAAWFTEQVKPEELDCIQLVTAIEQKYSSQT; encoded by the coding sequence TTGGTTGCCCAACAATTAGCGGAAGCGGTGGCCGGTCAAACCGTAGAGGAAGGCATACTATTTTGTTGGACGGGAACGGGTGTCTCCATTGCGGCCAATAAAGTACCGGGTATCAGGGCCGCCCTAGTGAGGGATGCGGAAACTGCCAAGGGAACCCGTTGGTGGAACGATGTCAATGTGCTGGTAATGAGTTTACGGGCCACTTCCCCGGCGATCGCCAAGGAAATTTTGGCCGCCTGGTTTACGGAACAAGTCAAACCGGAAGAATTGGATTGTATTCAACTGGTGACGGCGATCGAGCAAAAATATTCTAGCCAAACCTAA
- the psb35 gene encoding photosystem II assembly protein Psb35, translating into MFALPILAVAGTFPTYFVAVYVVGLVAAVSIGLVAWYNSKRPVGWERSKRPDFIPKINTGSDSEPPQFTPPENLVESPSTLEAETGEVESTPANSQPE; encoded by the coding sequence ATGTTTGCTCTACCCATCCTGGCGGTTGCTGGCACGTTTCCCACCTACTTTGTAGCGGTCTATGTTGTGGGTTTGGTGGCGGCGGTGTCCATCGGTTTGGTGGCCTGGTACAATTCCAAACGCCCTGTGGGTTGGGAAAGATCAAAAAGACCAGATTTTATTCCCAAAATTAACACCGGCAGTGATTCGGAGCCACCCCAATTCACCCCTCCGGAAAACTTAGTAGAATCTCCATCGACCCTGGAGGCGGAAACTGGGGAGGTGGAATCCACCCCTGCCAATTCTCAGCCGGAATAG
- a CDS encoding nucleoside deaminase has product MSFSESKIIDRLLSVIEQDIVPKTREGVKAGNKLFGAAILKKEDLSTLVSSTNTETENPLWHGEVHTMKKLYELPRKKRPNPRDCIFLATHEPCSLCLSAITWGGYDNFYYLFSFEDSRDSFNIPHDLRILKEVFKVENGDYSHDNYYWKSHDLVKLVDGYQGELKRSFLDRIENLKAVYAEMSDVYQSSKGDADIPLD; this is encoded by the coding sequence ATGTCATTTTCAGAATCTAAAATTATTGACCGCTTACTTTCAGTGATTGAACAGGATATTGTTCCTAAAACCCGGGAGGGGGTTAAAGCCGGAAACAAACTATTTGGTGCGGCAATTCTTAAAAAGGAAGACCTATCAACGTTAGTATCCAGTACGAATACAGAAACGGAAAACCCTCTCTGGCATGGTGAAGTCCACACCATGAAAAAACTCTATGAACTTCCCCGGAAAAAGCGTCCTAATCCCCGGGATTGCATTTTTCTTGCCACCCACGAGCCCTGTTCACTTTGTTTATCAGCTATTACCTGGGGCGGATACGATAATTTTTATTATCTTTTTAGTTTTGAAGATTCTCGTGATTCATTTAATATTCCCCATGACCTGCGTATCTTAAAAGAGGTATTCAAGGTAGAAAATGGGGACTATTCCCATGATAATTACTATTGGAAAAGTCATGATTTGGTCAAGCTAGTTGATGGCTATCAAGGAGAATTAAAGCGGTCTTTTCTGGACCGCATTGAAAATCTAAAGGCTGTTTATGCTGAAATGTCTGATGTGTATCAATCCAGTAAAGGAGATGCAGACATTCCTTTAGATTAA
- a CDS encoding TIGR04282 family arsenosugar biosynthesis glycosyltransferase, with protein sequence MAEQHLIIFTRWPEPGKTKTRLIPALGSRGAAKLQQQLTEHTVQTAHNFRCQTDAPCQITVFYTGGTRQQMEQWLGTNFCYQPQGTGDLGDRLQQSCQWAFGQGGNKVVIIGIDCPGITQELLQTAFTALDNYPVVLGPALDGGYYLMGLTNFNPAYFEQIDWGTGVVYQQTLAKIVQNGDRPYDLPTLPDIDHPTDLQYLPVTFIAADKT encoded by the coding sequence ATGGCTGAACAGCATTTAATTATTTTCACCCGTTGGCCAGAACCCGGAAAAACCAAAACTCGCCTGATCCCTGCCCTTGGCTCTAGGGGAGCGGCCAAGCTACAGCAACAACTGACGGAACATACCGTTCAAACCGCCCATAATTTTCGCTGCCAAACCGATGCCCCTTGTCAAATAACTGTTTTTTACACTGGCGGAACTAGACAGCAGATGGAACAGTGGCTAGGAACTAATTTTTGTTATCAACCCCAAGGAACTGGAGATTTAGGCGATCGCCTGCAACAGTCTTGCCAGTGGGCCTTTGGGCAGGGAGGCAACAAAGTTGTGATTATCGGCATTGATTGCCCTGGTATTACTCAAGAACTACTCCAAACCGCCTTCACTGCCTTGGATAATTACCCGGTAGTGCTGGGGCCGGCCCTGGATGGCGGTTATTATCTAATGGGCTTGACCAACTTCAACCCAGCCTATTTCGAGCAAATTGACTGGGGCACTGGAGTCGTTTACCAACAGACCTTGGCAAAAATTGTCCAAAATGGCGATCGCCCTTACGACTTACCAACCCTACCGGACATAGACCATCCCACGGACTTGCAATACCTACCCGTCACCTTCATCGCAGCAGATAAAACTTAG
- the sat gene encoding sulfate adenylyltransferase produces the protein MTTSLAAIAPHGGQLINRLAPEAERQEFLAIADKLPRVQLDERATSDLVMIAIGGFSPLKGFMEQDDYELVVEEMKLSNGLPWSVPVTLSVTEEVAAPLEVGSWVRLDNSAGKFIGVLELTQKYHYNKAHEAKNVYRTDDQAHPGVKVIYDQGPVNLAGPIWLLEREPHPLFPKYQIDPAASRQLFAERGWKTIVGFQTRNPIHRAHEYIQKCALEVVDGLFLHPLVGATKSDDIPADVRMRCYEIMVDNYFPKERVILGINPSAMRYAGPREAIFHALIRKNYGCTHFIVGRDHAGVGDYYGTYDAQEIFDEFAPEALGIVPMKFEHAFYCKKTLQMATTKTSPSGPEDRIHLSGTKVRALLRDGQLPPPEFSRPEVAQELIRAMQGES, from the coding sequence ATGACCACTTCCCTTGCAGCCATTGCCCCCCACGGCGGCCAACTGATCAATCGCCTCGCCCCGGAAGCAGAACGCCAGGAATTTTTGGCGATCGCCGATAAATTGCCCAGGGTGCAACTGGATGAACGGGCCACATCGGATTTGGTCATGATTGCCATTGGCGGTTTTAGTCCCCTCAAGGGCTTTATGGAGCAGGACGACTACGAGCTGGTGGTGGAAGAAATGAAACTCAGCAACGGTTTGCCCTGGTCGGTACCCGTGACTTTATCAGTGACAGAGGAAGTGGCCGCTCCCTTGGAAGTAGGCAGTTGGGTGCGGTTGGACAACAGCGCTGGTAAATTCATCGGTGTGTTGGAGCTGACCCAGAAATATCACTACAACAAAGCCCACGAAGCTAAAAACGTTTACCGCACCGACGACCAAGCCCACCCTGGAGTCAAGGTGATTTATGACCAAGGCCCTGTTAACCTGGCCGGCCCCATCTGGTTACTGGAGCGGGAACCCCATCCCCTGTTTCCCAAATACCAAATTGACCCCGCCGCTTCCCGTCAGTTATTTGCCGAGCGGGGCTGGAAAACCATTGTCGGCTTTCAAACCCGTAACCCCATCCACCGGGCCCATGAATACATTCAAAAATGCGCGCTGGAGGTAGTTGATGGCCTCTTTCTCCATCCTCTGGTGGGGGCAACAAAGAGTGATGACATTCCCGCCGATGTGCGGATGCGTTGCTACGAAATTATGGTGGACAATTACTTCCCCAAAGAGCGGGTCATTCTGGGTATTAATCCTTCCGCCATGCGCTACGCCGGGCCCCGGGAGGCTATTTTCCATGCCCTGATTCGCAAAAACTATGGCTGTACCCATTTCATTGTAGGTCGGGACCACGCCGGGGTGGGGGACTACTACGGCACCTACGATGCCCAGGAAATTTTTGACGAGTTTGCCCCGGAAGCGCTGGGTATTGTGCCGATGAAGTTCGAGCACGCTTTTTACTGCAAAAAGACCCTGCAAATGGCCACCACTAAAACCAGTCCCAGTGGCCCAGAAGACCGCATTCACCTCTCTGGCACTAAAGTGCGGGCTTTGCTTCGGGATGGACAATTGCCGCCACCGGAATTCTCCCGCCCTGAAGTAGCCCAGGAATTAATTCGGGCCATGCAGGGGGAAAGCTAA
- a CDS encoding transposase has protein sequence MIFEGYCNAQVVCRWIEEMLLPELIPGQILIMDNASFHPKERIKELLAKAGCEVIFLPPYSPDLNKIEKFWAKLKRYVAQLVSNGESLIAALDIALRELS, from the coding sequence ATGATATTTGAAGGATACTGCAACGCCCAAGTAGTATGCAGGTGGATAGAAGAAATGTTGTTACCAGAGTTAATACCAGGTCAGATACTAATTATGGATAATGCAAGCTTTCATCCGAAAGAAAGAATCAAGGAATTGTTAGCAAAAGCTGGGTGTGAGGTTATATTTTTACCACCATATTCACCGGACTTGAACAAAATTGAGAAGTTCTGGGCGAAACTAAAACGTTATGTTGCCCAACTGGTTAGTAATGGAGAATCGCTGATTGCTGCATTGGATATAGCGTTGAGAGAGCTGTCCTAA
- the rpsL gene encoding 30S ribosomal protein S12, protein MPTIQQLIRSERSKVQKKTKSPALKQCPQRRGVCTRVYTTTPKKPNSALRKVARVRLTSGFEVTAYIPGIGHNLQEHSVVLIRGGRVKDLPGVRYHIVRGTLDATGVKDRKQGRSKYGTKREKAKK, encoded by the coding sequence ATGCCAACTATCCAGCAGCTAATTCGTAGCGAACGCTCGAAGGTACAGAAGAAAACTAAATCCCCTGCCCTCAAGCAATGTCCCCAACGGCGGGGAGTCTGCACTAGGGTTTACACCACCACCCCCAAAAAGCCCAACTCCGCCCTCCGGAAAGTGGCCCGGGTACGCCTCACCTCCGGGTTTGAAGTAACTGCCTATATCCCTGGCATTGGCCACAACCTGCAAGAACACTCCGTAGTACTAATCCGGGGCGGTCGGGTAAAAGATTTGCCTGGGGTTCGCTACCATATTGTGCGGGGCACGTTGGACGCCACCGGAGTTAAAGACCGCAAACAGGGTCGCTCCAAATACGGCACCAAACGGGAAAAAGCGAAGAAATAA
- a CDS encoding ribonucleoside-diphosphate reductase subunit alpha: MHPTLISAPISSSANDAHAGTSQGSHQGHRIQVIRRDGSSTPLNIGKIRAVVDWACLGLEVNSIALEAGLTTRLREGISTREIQDNLISCALEMCSPNEPDWRYVAGRLHVWSLWKDTLVRRGYQYGQYLRTVQTKVTNGEYDSRILTYSEGELQEAGCWINSDWDTDYDYAGAVLLTSRYLLPNELPQEALLTCALLLASVEAPDRRLQWARRFYESIAARRISLATPILANLRVPGGSLTSCFIVAMEDNLESIFGEITNAARISKNGGGVGVNVSRIRATGSWVMGKPNASGGVIPWTKLLNDTAIAVNQGGRRAGAVTVGLDVWHLDVPEFLEMQAENGDQRRKAYDIFPQLILPDEFMRRVINKEDWTLVDPYEVREKMGIELAELWGEQFEGAYREIESNLDTTITLYKRINARELFKQIMRTQVETGMPYLSFKDTINKANPNKHLGYIPGTNLCCESFSNVTPGQDAHCCNLVSLNLANLDLQDIAGVSQIAVRMLDNTIELTAPPFADAKSHNNKYRTIGVGAMGLADWLAKRRLNYDELADINRLFEEIGYWCTQSSMELAKERGAYPAFPGSDWQKGLLIGSKPVSWFQANAAKPERWEKLSNDIQTHGIRNSHITAIAPNTSSSLVQGCTASILPVYSRFFYDKWAKGTVPIAPPFIGNCFWFYPENKTMDQRKVVKAVAAIQQWTDTGISMELLFNLNAGIYFPEEPERSLNAKDIFDTLVMAWEAGCKAIYYIRTVQKDDFKDSSDGCVACAN, translated from the coding sequence ATGCATCCCACCCTCATCAGCGCCCCTATCAGCTCCTCCGCCAATGATGCCCATGCCGGCACTAGCCAGGGTTCCCATCAGGGACATCGCATACAAGTGATCCGTAGAGATGGCTCCTCAACTCCCCTAAATATTGGCAAAATTCGGGCAGTGGTGGACTGGGCTTGCCTTGGGTTGGAAGTGAACTCCATCGCCCTAGAAGCAGGGCTAACGACTAGGTTGAGAGAGGGGATTAGCACTAGAGAGATTCAAGATAATTTAATTAGCTGCGCTCTGGAAATGTGCAGTCCCAACGAACCAGACTGGCGCTACGTGGCTGGCCGTTTACATGTTTGGAGTCTGTGGAAAGATACCCTAGTGCGTCGGGGATATCAGTATGGGCAGTATCTACGCACGGTACAAACCAAGGTCACCAATGGGGAATATGACTCCCGCATCTTGACTTACAGCGAAGGGGAATTGCAGGAAGCGGGCTGTTGGATTAACTCGGACTGGGACACAGACTATGACTATGCCGGGGCAGTTTTATTAACTAGCCGCTATCTATTACCCAACGAATTACCCCAGGAAGCGTTATTAACCTGTGCGCTGCTATTAGCTTCGGTGGAAGCCCCCGATCGCCGTTTGCAATGGGCCCGGAGATTTTATGAATCAATTGCAGCCCGTAGAATTTCTTTAGCCACCCCAATCCTGGCTAATTTACGAGTGCCCGGTGGTTCTCTGACTTCCTGCTTCATTGTGGCCATGGAGGATAACCTGGAAAGTATTTTTGGGGAAATTACCAATGCTGCCAGAATTTCCAAAAACGGTGGTGGAGTGGGAGTTAACGTTTCCCGCATCCGGGCCACCGGCAGTTGGGTAATGGGTAAGCCCAACGCTTCCGGAGGGGTGATTCCCTGGACAAAACTGCTCAACGATACGGCGATCGCCGTTAATCAGGGGGGGCGCAGAGCCGGAGCCGTAACCGTAGGGCTGGATGTGTGGCATTTGGACGTACCAGAATTTCTGGAAATGCAGGCGGAAAATGGTGACCAACGACGTAAAGCCTATGATATTTTTCCCCAGTTAATCTTGCCCGATGAATTTATGCGGCGGGTCATTAACAAAGAAGATTGGACGTTAGTGGACCCCTACGAAGTTAGGGAAAAAATGGGCATTGAGTTAGCCGAACTCTGGGGGGAACAATTTGAAGGTGCCTATCGAGAAATTGAGTCAAACCTCGATACCACCATTACCCTCTACAAACGTATTAATGCCCGGGAATTGTTTAAGCAGATAATGCGTACCCAGGTAGAAACCGGGATGCCCTATCTTTCCTTTAAAGACACTATCAATAAAGCCAATCCTAATAAACATTTAGGTTATATTCCTGGCACTAATCTTTGCTGTGAATCATTCTCCAACGTTACCCCTGGTCAGGATGCCCATTGCTGTAACCTAGTTAGCCTCAACCTTGCCAATCTAGACTTGCAAGACATTGCTGGGGTCAGTCAGATTGCTGTGCGGATGCTGGATAACACCATTGAATTGACTGCGCCTCCCTTTGCCGATGCTAAAAGCCATAACAATAAATACCGCACCATCGGGGTGGGAGCCATGGGGTTAGCAGACTGGCTGGCTAAACGTCGTCTGAATTATGACGAGTTAGCGGATATTAATCGCTTGTTCGAGGAAATCGGCTATTGGTGCACCCAATCCTCCATGGAATTGGCCAAGGAACGGGGAGCTTACCCTGCTTTCCCCGGTAGTGACTGGCAAAAAGGTTTATTAATTGGTTCCAAACCCGTCAGTTGGTTTCAAGCTAATGCGGCTAAACCGGAACGATGGGAAAAACTCTCCAACGACATCCAAACCCACGGCATTCGCAACTCCCACATTACGGCGATCGCCCCCAACACATCATCATCCCTAGTCCAAGGTTGCACTGCCAGCATTTTGCCGGTCTATAGCCGCTTCTTTTACGATAAATGGGCTAAGGGCACTGTCCCCATTGCACCGCCCTTCATTGGTAATTGTTTCTGGTTCTACCCGGAGAATAAAACCATGGACCAGCGCAAAGTAGTCAAAGCCGTGGCCGCCATCCAACAATGGACAGATACGGGCATTTCCATGGAGTTATTATTTAACCTCAATGCGGGCATTTATTTCCCTGAAGAACCGGAAAGAAGCCTCAATGCCAAGGACATTTTTGACACCCTGGTCATGGCCTGGGAGGCCGGTTGTAAGGCGATCTACTATATTCGCACTGTACAAAAGGATGACTTTAAGGATTCCTCCGATGGCTGCGTTGCCTGTGCTAATTAG
- the purD gene encoding phosphoribosylamine--glycine ligase: MKVAVIGSGGREHTLAWSLVRSPEVSHCYCLPGNGGTAGLPKTENVAIAVDQLGEICEFCQTEKINLVVVGPELPLTLGLTDQLQALGIKVFGPTKAGAELEASKSWTKQLLIEAGVPTAFGETFTEPAPAQAYATKMGAPIVVKADGLAAGKGVIVAQTSAEATTAIAELFDQGFEKIVVEEFLPGEEVSVLALCDGKTVIPLLPAQDHKRIGEGDQGLNTGGMGAYCPAPIAPPAVIDQVQKQILQPTANALAKRGIDYRGVLYAGLMVSPTGEIKVLEYNCRFGDPETQAVLPLLATPLEKVLMACVEQNLEQLGPLQWHSGNAVCVVVAAGGYPGSYRKGDEINGLAEAEAQDVKVFHAGTELKEGKVLTNGGRVLGVTALGKDLSTAIATAYRGVEQIDFDGMYYRRDIGHKAL; this comes from the coding sequence ATGAAAGTGGCAGTTATTGGTAGCGGTGGACGGGAACATACTTTGGCTTGGTCGTTAGTTCGATCGCCGGAGGTGAGCCATTGCTATTGCTTGCCGGGAAATGGCGGTACTGCTGGGTTACCGAAAACAGAAAATGTGGCGATCGCCGTGGATCAACTGGGGGAAATTTGTGAATTTTGCCAAACGGAAAAGATTAATTTAGTAGTGGTGGGGCCGGAATTGCCCCTTACCCTGGGGTTGACCGATCAATTACAAGCACTGGGTATAAAAGTTTTTGGCCCCACCAAAGCCGGGGCAGAATTGGAAGCGAGTAAATCTTGGACTAAACAGTTATTAATCGAAGCGGGAGTGCCCACAGCTTTTGGGGAAACTTTCACTGAGCCAGCTCCAGCCCAGGCCTATGCCACGAAAATGGGAGCTCCCATTGTGGTGAAAGCCGACGGTTTAGCCGCTGGTAAAGGGGTGATTGTGGCCCAAACTTCAGCCGAAGCAACCACGGCGATCGCCGAATTATTTGACCAGGGCTTTGAAAAAATTGTGGTGGAGGAATTTTTACCGGGGGAAGAGGTGTCCGTGCTGGCCCTCTGTGACGGCAAAACAGTTATTCCCCTGCTACCAGCCCAGGACCACAAACGCATTGGGGAAGGAGACCAAGGGCTCAATACTGGTGGCATGGGAGCCTACTGCCCTGCTCCCATCGCCCCGCCAGCGGTCATAGACCAGGTGCAAAAACAAATCCTACAGCCCACTGCTAACGCTTTAGCTAAACGGGGCATTGATTACCGGGGAGTATTATATGCCGGCTTAATGGTCAGCCCCACCGGGGAAATTAAAGTGTTGGAATATAACTGTCGTTTTGGTGATCCTGAAACCCAAGCGGTGTTGCCCCTCCTGGCCACTCCTCTAGAAAAGGTATTGATGGCCTGTGTGGAACAAAACCTAGAGCAATTGGGACCTCTGCAATGGCATTCCGGTAATGCTGTTTGTGTGGTGGTGGCCGCTGGTGGTTATCCCGGCAGTTACCGCAAAGGAGATGAAATCAATGGTTTGGCTGAAGCCGAAGCTCAAGATGTTAAGGTATTCCATGCTGGCACAGAATTAAAGGAAGGCAAAGTTTTGACCAATGGAGGCCGGGTATTGGGAGTCACCGCCCTAGGAAAAGACTTATCCACGGCGATCGCCACTGCCTATCGGGGAGTAGAACAAATTGACTTTGATGGTATGTATTACCGACGGGACATCGGCCACAAAGCACTTTGA
- a CDS encoding carbohydrate porin: protein MTFYYLLFGVQDLGLILFSKFLSANSNYSWLKLSLTLAIAIFPQSKILAESMPEEEVGKINLVTEIEFDDQNNSKNKENIDIFLNKQSQFHFAKDVRISPLKALTPGELGDWQEEAVHYAQILQINNFDPDHDHHHEPHQSVVAISGNPAASNMLVGTGQLGQWLGLDENSPLRLGGIFMGNISQQISGGNQPGSTDFNGALILGLGIDLEKAVGWKNAFFEVEGLQYNGQPVNFAAGSVQGYNSIEAGPPLNRTELYQLWLNQTFLDNRLSFRVGKLIPSMNFGYVGRPFVTQTNPQLFTSTTGLIYTPVFVGPAMLGFIPGYYNSAFGLYGSWKSWGAPGDNPATPNGWYTQAGIYDGRGAQGVQTGLTWPNFSGALFSVAEVGGTWTPYADDPATGWGSVAVGGWRQSGPLTAPGGAFEAQTGGMYAYLVQKLGKFRDSEDQNGIVGFVQGGWNSSSTALMHSSLGFGLTFIAPFGDRPLDSYGFGFSWARLNANPLAGYGFNSYETMIQLYAQYHLVGNLFIQPVLTVLPTPGSGGAGAPSVSGTVQLTFPF, encoded by the coding sequence ATGACTTTTTATTATTTGCTTTTTGGTGTGCAGGATTTAGGATTAATACTGTTTTCTAAATTTCTTTCTGCAAATTCTAACTATTCTTGGCTTAAGCTTAGCCTCACTTTGGCGATCGCCATCTTTCCCCAGTCGAAAATTCTGGCCGAGTCTATGCCAGAAGAGGAAGTTGGCAAGATAAATTTAGTTACAGAAATAGAATTTGATGATCAAAATAATAGTAAAAACAAAGAAAATATAGATATATTTCTTAATAAACAATCCCAGTTTCATTTTGCTAAAGATGTTAGAATCAGTCCTTTAAAAGCTTTAACTCCAGGAGAATTAGGGGACTGGCAAGAAGAGGCTGTGCATTATGCCCAGATATTACAGATAAACAATTTTGACCCAGACCATGATCACCATCATGAACCCCATCAATCCGTAGTCGCTATCAGTGGCAACCCCGCCGCCTCTAACATGTTAGTGGGTACAGGACAACTAGGTCAATGGTTAGGGTTAGACGAAAACAGTCCCCTTCGTTTAGGGGGCATTTTTATGGGCAATATTAGTCAACAAATTTCCGGCGGCAATCAGCCTGGTTCCACCGATTTTAATGGAGCTTTAATTTTAGGTTTGGGAATAGATTTAGAAAAAGCAGTGGGTTGGAAAAATGCTTTTTTTGAAGTGGAAGGTTTGCAATATAACGGCCAACCAGTCAACTTTGCGGCAGGTTCTGTCCAGGGCTATAACTCCATTGAAGCCGGGCCCCCTTTGAATCGCACGGAATTGTACCAACTCTGGCTCAATCAAACCTTTCTTGATAATCGCCTTTCTTTTCGGGTGGGCAAGTTAATCCCTTCGATGAATTTTGGTTATGTGGGGCGACCCTTTGTGACCCAAACCAATCCGCAATTATTCACTTCCACCACCGGCTTAATTTATACTCCCGTATTTGTAGGGCCGGCCATGTTGGGCTTCATTCCCGGCTACTACAATTCAGCTTTTGGTTTATATGGTTCATGGAAATCCTGGGGTGCCCCCGGCGACAATCCCGCTACTCCCAATGGTTGGTACACCCAAGCGGGAATTTATGACGGCAGAGGCGCACAGGGAGTACAAACGGGTTTAACTTGGCCTAATTTTTCCGGTGCGTTGTTCAGCGTGGCAGAAGTGGGGGGAACCTGGACTCCCTACGCTGATGATCCGGCAACCGGTTGGGGCAGTGTGGCGGTAGGGGGATGGCGACAGAGTGGTCCGCTAACGGCCCCTGGGGGCGCATTTGAAGCCCAAACGGGGGGCATGTATGCTTACTTGGTGCAAAAACTAGGTAAATTCCGGGATAGCGAAGATCAAAACGGTATTGTTGGCTTTGTCCAAGGTGGTTGGAACAGCTCCAGCACAGCTTTAATGCATAGTTCCCTCGGCTTTGGTTTAACTTTCATTGCCCCCTTTGGCGATCGCCCGTTGGACAGTTACGGTTTCGGTTTTTCCTGGGCCAGGCTAAATGCTAATCCCCTAGCGGGCTACGGCTTTAATAGTTACGAAACCATGATCCAGCTTTATGCCCAGTACCATCTGGTGGGTAATTTATTTATTCAACCGGTGCTGACGGTTTTACCTACTCCCGGTAGTGGTGGGGCTGGGGCTCCTAGTGTAAGTGGCACTGTACAACTCACTTTCCCCTTCTAA